Proteins encoded in a region of the Pieris rapae chromosome 12, ilPieRapa1.1, whole genome shotgun sequence genome:
- the LOC111004207 gene encoding coiled-coil domain-containing protein 28A — MSLDLEQSNETQQLMQNEGEDEEQKVSPSATSPVTSIKMSSGAASLTSKNAHGLSNTANSLNDSTKMSYVNERRQHRDFMRSYNNRPKHIPKETPDVKHMEKALLDLLEDFHTGKLSAFSTGCSMEQMVNVRDQQEHLARLHFKLYGDPEKPSEDNFENSSPKDKMTQLVQSLEQLSASIEHLQSDEAVSSSNDKKES; from the coding sequence ATGAGCTTAGATTTGGAACAAAGTAATGAAACACAACAACTAATGCAGAATGAGGGGGAAGATGAGGAGCAGAAGGTTTCTCCATCAGCAACCTCTCCGGTAACTAGTATTAAAATGTCGAGCGGTGCAGCAAGTCTTACATCTAAAAATGCTCACGGCCTATCAAACACAGCCAACAGTCTTAATGATTCGACCAAAATGTCGTACGTCAATGAAAGAAGACAACATCGAGATTTTATGCGTTCTTACAATAATAGGCCTAAGCATATACCTAAAGAAACACCAGATGTCAAGCACATGGAGAAGGCTCTATTAGATTTACTTGAAGATTTCCACACAGGAAAATTAAGTGCGTTTAGTACAGGCTGTAGTATGGAACAAATGGTTAATGTTAGGGATCAGCAAGAGCATTTGGCTCggctacattttaaattgtatggtGATCCAGAGAAACCATCTGAGGACAATTTTGAAAACTCTTCACCAAAAGATAAGATGACTCAACTTGTACAGAGTTTAGAGCAATTGTCTGCATCAATTGAACATTTGCAGTCAGATGAAGCTGTTAGTTCTAGTAATGATAAAAAAGAGTCATAA
- the LOC111004196 gene encoding 60 kDa SS-A/Ro ribonucleoprotein → MTASPTLDPKLRIRLLRFLHTGIEIPKYFPGCWMAHKYFEDFKPPVLQEVFIADKNNTEVVNIILKAFRDDHFTRFESIAFALAKCLYYGSERVKEATYRAALEVCKTPEEMMMFNNFLRLLKTGNGRGWCNFIKKWYVNRDPMELAKEVTRVRARHGRSHKTLVAKSHMKIDENDFARDAIIKYIIFGIKRARTIMANAQGTEDIFDYIEKVESMRHCEDPKDAAKIAQDNHFTLDHVPGHLLTSQEVWDVILPQMPLQKVLHNIQRIHNMGFLTESSTTTAILCSLLTNNNKIKASKVTPIEIFIVASNYERNSKPLKYEKAVAAQEKKQRRRQRQTFNVESKVWEWTVTHRHPKEVKIWGIDQKPNKTVIATLHLLIKSTWKLTTPTNARYLITLDMRDHMFKGRHFCEKYGQSKKSKKKDVVPNNGGGGDADNVQPAGTRTKTRQFAECFYNSHVSPGNAAIILMLQLLKREKHVKVAVFTEQGIELINGKKCNDIEDTAMYLKKQKLGRVQLDAPIEWASKMNEKFDVFINMIDRSTRYMELDKSARGGRGPAGRFGPPPTKNDVVDHCPVRALERYRTKMANPDAKLIVMSLASHRLETTDGSHEGVLDIVGVDEHVPKVMDAFVLGQFK, encoded by the exons ATGACGGCGTCACCTACTCTCGATCCCAAACTAAGGATTCGTTTATTGAGATTTCTGCATACTGGCATCGaaataccaaaatattttcctGGATGCTGGATGGCACATAAGTATTTTGAAGACTTTAAGCCACCTGTACTGCAGGAAGTATTTATAGCTGATAAGAATAATACTGAggttgtaaatattatcttaaag GCATTTCGTGATGACCACTTTACTCGTTTTGAGAGCATTGCATTTGCTTTGGCAAAATGTCTCTATTATGGCTCAGAAAGAGTAAAAGAAGCAACATATCGGGCAGCTCTTGAAGTTTGTAAAACCCCTGAGGAAATGATGATGTTTAATAACTTTCTACGACTGTTAAAGACTG gaaaTGGCAGGGGTTGgtgtaatttcataaaaaaatggtaTGTAAATAGAGATCCCATGGAACTAGCAAAAGAGGTCACTAGAGTACGTGCCAGACATGGCCGATCCCATAAAACATTGGTGGCAAAATCCCACATGAAAATTGATGAAAATGATTTTG CCCGAGATGCTATcataaagtacataatatttggGATAAAACGAGCAAGGACCATTATGGCCAATGCTCAAGGAACAGAGGATATATTTGATTACATTGAAAAAGTTGAAAGTATGCGTCATTGTGAAGACCCTAAGGATGCTGCTAAAATTGCTCAAGATAATCATTTCACCTTAGACCATGTGCCTGGACATCTTCTTACTTCACAAGag gtatGGGATGTGATATTGCCCCAAATGCCGTTGCAAAAAGTGTTGCATAACATTCAGCGTATACACAATATGGGTTTTCTAACAGAGAGTTCTACTACCACAGCTATTCTGTGCTCTCTACTCACAAATAACAACAAGATTAAGGCATCGAAAGTAACCCCCATTGAAATATTCATAGTTGCTAGCAACTATGAGAGGAATTCTaa GCCGTTAAAATATGAGAAAGCTGTAGCGGCTCAGGAGAAGAAGCAACGCCGGCGGCAGAGACAGAcatttaatgtagaaagtaaAGTTTGGGAGTGGACTGTCACTCACCGACACCCAAAGGAAGTAAAAATTTGGG GTATCGATCAAAAGCCGAACAAAACCGTGATTGCCACCTTGCACCTTCTCATCAAGAGCACCTGGAAGCTGACTACGCCCACTAACGCCCGTTACTTGATCACGCTTGACATGAGAGACCATATGTTTAAAG GTCGTCATTTCTGTGAAAAGTACGGTCAATCAAAGAAAAGCAAGAAGAAGGATGTAGTTCCAAATAATGGCGGCGGAGGCGATGCCGACAACGTACAGCCAGCTGGGACTAGAACCAAGACGCGTCAATTTGCCGAGTGCTTCTATAACTCACACGTTTCACCTGGAAATGCTG cGATCATCCTGATGCTGCAACTTCTGAAACGCGAGAAGCATGTTAAAGTAGCGGTATTCACTGAACAAGGCATTGAACTCATCAATGGAAAGAAATGTAACGATATTGAAGACACGGCGATGTATCttaag AAACAGAAACTTGGTCGCGTGCAATTGGACGCACCGATCGAATGGGCCAGCAAAATGAACGAAAAGTTCGACGTATTTATTAACATGATCGACCGAAGTACCCGTTACATGGAGCTGGACAAGTCGGCCCGTGGAGGCAGAGGACCTGCGGGCAGGTTTGGCCCTCCGCCCACCAAAAATGATGTCGTGGACCACTGCCCCGTGAGAGCCCTTGAGCGCTATAGGACGAAGATGGCAAATCCTGATGCTAA gtTGATAGTGATGTCGCTAGCATCCCATCGGTTGGAGACAACAGACGGCAGTCACGAGGGTGTTCTTGATATTGTCGGGGTCGACGAGCACGTACCTAAAGTTATGGACGCGTTCGTTCTCGGACAGTTCAAGTAA